Part of the Quercus lobata isolate SW786 chromosome 6, ValleyOak3.0 Primary Assembly, whole genome shotgun sequence genome, tcattttgttatgtattaggagtttggattattttattgtgtcatactataagatttttgttgtgatattatcttgttaaacatttagataatattatttagtatttgctaaaaattagtttgatttgataaaaattagtttgatttgataggatcaatttatttataatttcaagtatatttttattattgaaacatgtcattttatttgaaaaaatagtaatagttgtagggaaaattaacaagaaataaagttttacggTGTAGGGCGGGGCTTCGCGGGTCTTCGCGGGGCCTTAAGTGGCGGGGATGGGGTAAGAAattttccccgtcatgcgggacggggcggggatggggcaagaaaaatccatacggggcgggggcgaagatcccatccttcggctccgccccgccccattgccatccctactctACGGCACTAATCCCAAATCTGACGCAGCCTCTTTTTATAATCctaagtttagagaaaaaaaaaaaaacaaaaccctaaagcggaaaatctcaaaaaatttcagcagtttaatttgagattttttgatTTGTAGGTGATTGCAAACCATTTTGGAGCGAGCCAAGCTTCTTATACTCCAAGGCTAAAGGTAATAAAATTTGTCCGCCTTGCTACAAGGCTAAAGGTAATAAATTTCTTCtaccttttagttttttttatacgCGTTAGCTTTTGTTGGGTATGAATTATGAAAGGAGTTTGGGCAGAAATTTTTAAGATGAAAATTGCAATACTGCATAAATGATCTGCCACCTGGGCTGGGAAGCACCCAGATCCGATCTTCAAAGATCTCTCAGTAAATCCCTTTCCAAACTCAAGAAATTCCTCTCCTagaaatctcaaaaaaaaaatgtcagcaTTTTTTTTACACCAAAGACCAATTCACAACCCGTTTTCGTTTTCAGGTCCAAACCCATTATTATCCCGAcgctcctcctcctcctcctcctcctcctcaagACCCTTCAACCCAactgctcttcttcttctcttatctCTTCTCATCATTCTCGGTGTCTTCTTGCCCTGGTCTGGCATGCCCGACTTCCTCTTCTCCAGTAACTCTAACACTTCTTCCCACTACTCCAAATGGCGTGATTACACGCTGGCCCAAGCGGCTTCATTTGTGGCCAAGAACGGTACAGTGATCGTCTGCGCTGTGAGTTACCCTTACTTGCCTTTTCTTAACAACTGGTTGATTAGCATTGCCAGGCAAAAGCATCAGGACAAAGTGCTTGTCATTGCCGAGGACTATGCCACGCTTTTTAAGGTTAATCAGCGTTGGCCTGGCCACGCCGTGCTCGTCCCGCCTGCCCCTGATTCTCAAACTGCCCATAAGTTTGGTTCTCaggtatgtatgtatgtattttttaacATCTgggtttcatttttattttatttttgcccAAACTGTACGTTCCTAAACTTTAACAAACTTAAAGTGATCGATTTTAGTTCCTTATAAACTTATATTGGTTGATTTTAGTTTGGCCAAGTCTAAAAGTGATCACTTTAAACATCATAGACTAAAATTGCTAAGGAGCTAAATTTTCAGGAACAACAATGTATATaagcatttattattttatatgtgaGTTCAAATGCtgtatttttaagttaaaaagtTGGCAATCTAAAGTCATTGTAAATTGGAATTGCAAGTTGTGCTAAACTGCTTATATATTGTTGCAAGTTGTGCTACATGTGTAGTTATGTAATATGTGTGTTGATCCTAACCTAAGTTATTTTATAGTTTAGTTTGCAACTTAAGCCCATGAGCAATTTAGTTCTTTTAATGTGATTGCTTtatttagtttcttaaaaattaccATGTCATCACTCTGTTAGACACATTGGTcaaaaaccaattaatttaaGTTTGTTAGAGACTAAAATTGATCACCTTAAGctttttagggactaaaagcaatCACTTTTAGTATGTTAGGGACAAggatgcacggacgcggctcCCAGGCCGGCGCACCCGCGTCCGACGCGGCGGGACGCGGCGACGCGGGAGGGACGCCGCAGACCGCGCGTCCGTCCCGCGTCGTGCCGCGTCGCGCCACGTGGCGGATCCCGACTCGGGCCGACGCGGCAAAAATCGGCTCCGACGCGGCCGAAATCGGGCCGACTCGGTCCGTATCGGCCGTATCGGCAAATATCGGCCGGCGACCGATACGACCGATACGGCCGAAACATGCCGGAATCGGCCGAAATCGGCCGTGAAAATCGCCGGAGAGGCCGAAATTCTGACCTTAGATGCGTTTCttgccttattctttctttgttttgtgaatcaagtatattaatgtattttttaagaatattttaatagtaaaaatatatagaaaatataaataaaaatatttttaataattttttaatcgccgagtcccgccgcacccgcaccctactttttcaaaaattgccgagtcccgcacccgcacccgcacccgcacccgagtcccgaaacgcacccgtgcttcataggttAGGGATTAACAATGATCACACTTTGAACTTCAGGGATTATATCGCTCATCAGTTAAAAGTTTAGGGACTAACAATGTATTTTGgctttatattttcttattttatgtgTGAGTTTAAAGGtggtatttttatgttaaaagtTGTCAATCTGAAGTCTTTGTGATTGTAAGCAGCATTTGTTGTGCTTAACTGTTTATACATATCTTTTTTGTTAGTTCTTCTAGAACTTAGGCTTTTGTGCTACATTTGTAGTTATGTAACGTGTACTGATCCTAACCACTTTTTGTGAAAATTGAATTGATTTGTTGAATTGAAAACTACTTTTCTTGCTACAACCAAGTTTTATGCCAATGTCATTGCctaaatcatgaaaaaaaaaccacatataAATCCTTTTTACCACATCAATCATGTTGTATTTTTGGTTTGCATCAGTGCAACAAGGAGTTTGGAATTTCGATGTTTGCTTTACTAATTTGTTGTCCTTTTGATGTTCCTTGGTAGAATAAACTACAGTGTCATTTCACTTGAATATTTCCTTGTTTTCCTGCCAGTTAGTATACAATGCTTGGAAATTTTTATCTCCATTTTTTTGTTGACTTCATTGCAATTTGGAAGCAATCCTAATTGGTTTCATATGTACAGGGATTCTTCAATTTTACATCCCGATGGCCTCGTCACCTACTCCATATTTTGGAACTTGGATATAATGTAATGTACAATGATGTTGATATGGTCTGGTTGGCTGATCCATTTCCTTATTTGCAAGGGAGTCACGATGTGTACTTCACAGATGATATGGCAGCAGTAAGTACACCTACTTTGCCTCTTGCCTTTGCTGTGTGCCATTTATGGAAAATAGTGCCAAGTGTTGCATATAAGCTACCAAAAACATTATATTCTATACAAACTCGATTTGTAACAAAATCTAAATATG contains:
- the LOC115995399 gene encoding UDP-D-xylose:L-fucose alpha-1,3-D-xylosyltransferase MGP4-like, giving the protein MSAFFLHQRPIHNPFSFSGPNPLLSRRSSSSSSSSSRPFNPTALLLLLSLLIILGVFLPWSGMPDFLFSSNSNTSSHYSKWRDYTLAQAASFVAKNGTVIVCAVSYPYLPFLNNWLISIARQKHQDKVLVIAEDYATLFKVNQRWPGHAVLVPPAPDSQTAHKFGSQGFFNFTSRWPRHLLHILELGYNVMYNDVDMVWLADPFPYLQGSHDVYFTDDMAAVKPLNHSHDLPPPGKKGRPYICSCMIFLRPTSGAKLVMKKWIEELQSQPWSKAKKANDQPGFNWALNKTAGEVDLYLLPQAAFPTGGLYFKNKTWVQETKGMHVIIHNNYITGFEKKIKRFHDFGLWLVDDHALESPLGRL